In Sorghum bicolor cultivar BTx623 chromosome 10, Sorghum_bicolor_NCBIv3, whole genome shotgun sequence, one genomic interval encodes:
- the LOC8073050 gene encoding aluminum-activated malate transporter 10 — protein MAGAAAHQTTSYADDGSPEWSVAMPAAAAEHENTKSSRRALVVRRLFSWLVAPMHGLASLATTACLWLFSLAAAARDRVVGVARMAWRIGADDPRKVAHGFKMALALTLCSVFYYVQPLYVFTGQNAMWAVLTVVVVFEYTVGGCLYKGLNRAMATVTGAALALGVQWIASKCGKELEPFILSGSLFVFAAAATYSRFLPKMKARFDYGVTIFILTYTLVAVGGYRVNEVAFMAQHRLTTIAIGAMICFGVCAFVFPVWAGQELHDQVAHNMDKLAAAVESCVEDYFSEAAAGADVAAPALSDKSHGYKAVLNAKASEDSLANLATWEPAHGKFRFRHPYHLYQKVGAAMRSCAYCVDALAASVGSEAQTPAHVKKHLAGASAALGRHCSAMLREASGSVASMTRSGRLALVVGDMNAAAQELRDELRCLAPLLELDESTDTEQEQNITTSPAPAPPLIEALPLFTAASLLLEICTRAEGVVSAVDNLAITARFKKADHGEETTHDVEAAVPTTMSTILTADAPQETHAKAAVDHGKTETPTDESSADQTPRDQVDELLKVLMRRRSTKKWARGDTKVCPKPPLDFVVHAPSPRSRSMELTVTGHHAQVAPSPRHRSVELTSHPPVAPSPRNRSVDFASHGPGLPSPRNRSMDFGNHGPVVPSPRHRSILGMA, from the exons atggcaggagcagcagctcacCAAACCACTAGCTACGCCGACGACGGCAGCCCAGAATGGAGCGTGGCCATGCCGGCCGCCGCGGCGGAACACGAGAACACCAAAAGCAGCCGCCGGGCATTGGTGGTGCGTCGTCTCTTCTCGTGGTTGGTAGCGCCGATGCACGGCTTGGCCAGCCTCGCCACGACGGCGTGCCTGTGGCTGTTCtcgttggcggcggcggcgcgggacaGGGTGGTGGGCGTCGCTAGGATGGCGTGGAGGATCGGCGCCGACGACCCTCGAAAGGTGGCGCACGGGTTCAAGATGGCGCTCGCGCTCACCCTGTGCTCCGTCTTCTACTACGTCCAGCCGCTCTACGTCTTCACCGGCCAGAATGCCATGTGGGCCGTCCTCAcggtcgtcgtcgtcttcgAGTACACAGTTG GTGGCTGCTTGTACAAAGGGCTGAACAGAGCCATGGCAACGGTGACCGGCGCCGCGCTGGCCCTCGGCGTGCAGTGGATCGCCAGCAAGTGCGGCAAGGAGTTGGAGCCCTTCATCCTCAGTGGCTCTCTATTTGTATTCG CCGCCGCGGCCACCTATTCCAGGTTTCTGCCCAAGATGAAGGCCCGCTTCGACTACGGCGtcaccatcttcatcctcacGTACACGCTCGTCGCGGTGGGAGGGTACCGCGTCAACGAGGTCGCCTTCATGGCACAGCACCGGCTGACGACCATCGCCATCGGCGCCATGATCTGCTTCGGCGTCTGCGCGTTCGTCTTCCCGGTCTGGGCGGGGCAGGAGCTCCACGACCAGGTCGCCCACAACATGGACAAGCTGGCTGCCGCCGTCGAGAGCTGCGTCGAGGACTACTTCTCGGAGGCTGCGGCCGGTGCCGACGTCGCCGCGCCGGCGCTGTCGGACAAGTCACATGGGTACAAGGCAGTGCTGAACGCCAAGGCCTCGGAGGACTCACTGGCCAACCTGGCGACGTGGGAACCCGCACACGGCAAGTTCCGCTTCCGCCACCCGTACCATCTGTACCAGAAGGTCGGCGCAGCGATGCGCTCCTGTGCCTACTGCGTCGACGCCCTCGCTGCCTCCGTCGGCTCAGAGGCCCAAACGCCAGCGCACGTCAAGAAGCACCTCGCCGGCGCCTCCGCCGCTCTAGGACGCCACTGCTCTGCCATGCTCCGCGAGGCGTCGGGCTCCGTTGCCTCGATGACGCGGTCCGGCCGCCTCGCCCTCGTCGTAGGGGACATGAACGCTGCCGCGCAGGAGCTGAGGGACGAGCTGAGGTGCCTCGCGCCGCTACTGGAGCTAGACGAGTCCACAGACACAGAGCAGGAGCAGAACATCACAACGTCACCGGCACCGGCGCCGCCCCTCATCGAGGCGCTGCCCCTGTTCACAGCGGCCTCCCTCCTGCTGGAGATCTGCACGAGAGCGGAGGGCGTTGTTAGCGCCGTCGACAACCTGGCCATCACGGCGAGGTTCAAGAAGGCTGACCACGGCGAGGAGACCACACACGACGTCGAGGCGGCCGTGCCCACGACCATGAGCACCATCCTCACGGCAGACGCGCCGCAGGAGACACACGCTAAGGCTGCGGTCGACCACGGGAAGACGGAGACGCCAACGGACGAGAGCTCCGCCGACCAAACGCCTCGGGACCAGGTCGACGAGCTCCTCAAGGTGCTCATGCGACGGCGGAGCACCAAGAAGTGGGCGCGCGGTGACACCAAGGTGTGCCCGAAGCCGCCGCTGGACTTCGTGGTCCACGCACCCAGCCCAAGGAGCCGGTCCATGGAACTCACTGTCACGGGCCATCATGCGCAGGTCGCGCCCAGTCCGAGGCACCGCTCCGTCGAGCTCACCAGCCACCCGCCAGTGGCGCCCAGTCCGAGgaaccggtcggtggactttgCCAGTCATGGACCTGGCCTGCCAAGCCCCAGGAACCGGTCCATGGATTTCGGCAACCATGGGCCTGTCGTGCCTAGTCCTAGGCATCGCTCCATACTTGGGATGGCCtga